In Armatimonadia bacterium, a genomic segment contains:
- a CDS encoding metallophosphoesterase has protein sequence MDRRTFGKNLVAVVGLAATGDGLLAALSQADPALEAATKSDTGIVLSEGFEGQIPDLHTYRAAYAGDTIRAHTGEHSLRVTPTEGSGGAYFRLDGIVDGQSDYVFSAWVWAAMTGGVQLYVSASDGTSQRHTKAQSSGGIEGRWVLITGALRGEEWRKTDREVMLAMVTSGESWFDDVVLRKTRLPKPPITTYPVIAATLRSQTDRRAVTLQPGGELSLDGRSGVLAAGFESAEDWSAGEPSPAIPADGMLAFAVDAPRPMYVTGALELEPDADLRPGLRATVLCDDTVIAAPMVNYAPGWQGEGNALTGPAPVCTGDRPPSRVELVTWLMPQGRHTIMVAGPHFRPAGRFLRLQLRSLNRPVQDPVYQFALLGDTHLGTGRSNWMNNKLNGPAQVQLAETLADLGEEKTRFALIAGDMTDNGTQPQFASLGRICSEAGIPVYGCIGNHDGFLASSRNDALELCAGMFPGHATSYTFQEGPLRFIVLDGSYWYQADGTISNFYDPKTSRGVCARPEQIQWLRDTLAADTKTPTLFVWHYPLFNHTGVSSCGYRIPKCAVGKEVLEALNSAPNFRGALCGHTHWTEFNRPGDRDHLVNPAFAEWPNGYRMLRVYDDRVEWEIRQVRNRGFVRESFEPPKALSWMLSTGDGDLSGRFAL, from the coding sequence GTGGACAGGCGAACCTTCGGGAAGAACCTGGTCGCCGTAGTCGGCCTTGCCGCGACGGGAGACGGTCTGCTGGCCGCCCTGAGCCAGGCCGACCCCGCCCTTGAGGCCGCAACGAAGAGTGACACCGGCATCGTCCTCAGCGAGGGCTTCGAGGGCCAGATTCCGGACCTGCACACCTACCGTGCGGCCTACGCAGGCGACACGATTCGCGCTCATACCGGCGAGCACTCCCTGCGTGTGACCCCGACCGAAGGCTCCGGCGGGGCGTACTTCCGCCTCGACGGCATCGTCGACGGTCAGTCCGACTACGTGTTTTCAGCCTGGGTGTGGGCGGCGATGACCGGAGGCGTGCAGCTCTACGTCTCCGCGAGCGACGGCACCAGCCAGCGCCATACGAAGGCCCAGTCCTCCGGCGGAATCGAGGGCCGCTGGGTACTCATCACGGGAGCCCTGCGCGGCGAGGAATGGCGGAAGACAGACCGCGAGGTCATGCTGGCGATGGTGACTTCGGGCGAGAGCTGGTTCGACGATGTGGTGCTGCGCAAGACCCGTCTGCCGAAGCCGCCGATCACGACCTACCCGGTCATCGCCGCCACTCTCCGCTCGCAGACCGACCGGCGCGCCGTCACCTTGCAGCCCGGAGGCGAGCTGTCCCTGGATGGGCGGTCGGGGGTTCTGGCAGCGGGGTTCGAGTCTGCGGAGGACTGGTCGGCGGGCGAACCGAGCCCGGCGATCCCGGCCGACGGCATGCTGGCTTTCGCGGTCGATGCACCCCGGCCGATGTACGTGACCGGTGCCCTGGAGCTTGAGCCGGACGCCGATCTTCGTCCCGGTCTCCGGGCCACGGTACTGTGCGACGATACGGTGATTGCTGCGCCGATGGTCAACTACGCCCCCGGCTGGCAGGGCGAAGGCAATGCGCTGACCGGACCGGCCCCGGTATGCACCGGCGACCGACCACCGAGTCGCGTCGAGCTCGTCACCTGGCTCATGCCCCAGGGCAGGCACACGATCATGGTCGCCGGTCCGCACTTCCGACCGGCGGGACGCTTCCTGCGGCTCCAACTGCGCAGCCTGAACCGTCCGGTGCAAGACCCGGTGTACCAGTTCGCACTCCTCGGCGACACCCACCTGGGCACGGGGCGCTCGAACTGGATGAACAACAAGCTCAACGGTCCGGCGCAGGTGCAGCTTGCCGAGACCCTGGCCGACCTGGGCGAGGAGAAGACCCGCTTCGCCCTCATCGCCGGTGACATGACCGATAACGGAACGCAACCCCAGTTCGCGAGCCTGGGCCGCATCTGCAGCGAGGCCGGGATCCCGGTGTACGGCTGCATCGGCAACCACGACGGGTTCCTGGCTTCCTCGCGCAACGATGCGCTGGAACTGTGCGCGGGCATGTTCCCCGGTCACGCCACCAGCTACACTTTCCAGGAAGGCCCGCTGCGGTTCATCGTCCTCGATGGCTCCTACTGGTACCAGGCCGATGGCACGATCAGCAACTTCTACGACCCGAAGACCTCACGGGGTGTGTGCGCCAGGCCTGAGCAGATCCAGTGGCTCCGCGACACCCTCGCGGCGGACACGAAGACCCCGACACTGTTCGTCTGGCACTACCCGCTCTTCAACCACACCGGCGTCTCTTCCTGTGGCTACCGGATTCCCAAGTGTGCCGTCGGCAAGGAGGTCCTGGAGGCTCTCAATAGTGCCCCCAACTTCCGCGGGGCGCTCTGCGGGCACACTCACTGGACCGAGTTCAACCGGCCCGGCGACCGGGACCACCTGGTGAACCCGGCCTTCGCCGAATGGCCCAACGGGTACCGGATGCTTCGCGTGTACGATGACCGCGTCGAGTGGGAGATACGGCAGGTGCGGAACCGGGGCTTTGTAAGGGAGTCCTTCGAGCCCCCGAAGGCGCTGTCCTGGATGCTCTCCACGGGCGACGGCGACCTGTCGGGGCGATTTGCGTTGTAG
- a CDS encoding DUF1846 domain-containing protein, producing the protein MFSVGFDNQKYLDQQTEAILDRVDRAAGKLYLEFGGKLTFDMHAARVLPGYDPNVKMRLLQGLKDKVEVIFCVYAGDLEQGRIRGDFGITYDRATLKALDDLREWGITRVSVAITRFQEGSTTERLMRRLTAKGIPVYPQRVIQGYPNNVDLIVSEEGYGRNPYIETSAPLVVVTAPGPGSGKLATCLSQLYHDCRQGRRSGYAKFETFPIWDLPVDHPVNIAYEAATVDLDDLVLIDPFHLQAYGKTTTNYNRDIEAFPILKAILDRITAHGIKTFQYQSPTDMGVNRAGAGITDDEVVREASKQEVIRRYFRHLWEARRGLASRHVLERAEKLMVRLSLTPTDRSVVQPARDAAEEAERTQKGSDGFYCGAALELPDGTMVTGKNSPLLHSASAAILNGIKRLAGLPEGLNLLPESMVRSLTEFKRTCLASSSASLNVQELLVALGISADANPAAKAGVDQITRLRGLQMHLTHQPGPGDNLGLRKLGIVMTTDAEPTSQEYFLR; encoded by the coding sequence ATGTTCTCAGTTGGCTTCGACAACCAGAAGTACCTTGACCAGCAGACCGAGGCGATCCTGGACCGTGTGGACCGAGCGGCAGGCAAACTCTACCTGGAGTTCGGCGGCAAGCTGACCTTTGACATGCACGCCGCAAGGGTCCTGCCGGGCTACGATCCGAACGTGAAGATGCGTCTCCTGCAGGGCCTCAAGGACAAGGTCGAGGTGATCTTCTGCGTCTATGCCGGCGATCTGGAGCAGGGCCGTATCCGCGGCGACTTCGGCATCACCTATGACAGGGCGACGCTGAAGGCACTCGATGACCTGCGCGAGTGGGGCATCACCCGGGTGTCGGTGGCCATCACCCGCTTTCAGGAGGGGTCTACCACCGAGCGACTGATGCGCCGGCTCACCGCCAAGGGCATTCCGGTGTATCCGCAGCGGGTCATCCAGGGCTATCCGAACAACGTGGACCTCATTGTGTCGGAGGAGGGTTACGGGCGGAACCCCTACATCGAGACCTCTGCCCCGCTGGTCGTGGTGACGGCTCCGGGACCGGGGAGTGGGAAGCTGGCGACCTGTCTGTCGCAGCTCTACCACGATTGCCGTCAGGGCCGGCGCTCGGGGTATGCGAAGTTCGAGACCTTCCCCATCTGGGACTTGCCGGTGGACCATCCGGTCAACATCGCCTACGAGGCCGCGACGGTGGACCTCGACGACCTGGTGCTCATTGACCCCTTCCACCTACAGGCCTATGGCAAGACAACCACCAACTACAACCGGGACATTGAGGCCTTCCCAATCCTGAAGGCGATTCTGGACCGCATCACCGCCCACGGTATCAAGACCTTCCAGTACCAGTCTCCGACGGATATGGGTGTGAATCGGGCGGGAGCGGGCATCACCGACGACGAGGTGGTCCGCGAGGCCTCGAAGCAGGAGGTCATCCGCCGGTACTTCCGCCACCTGTGGGAAGCGCGTCGTGGCCTGGCGTCGCGGCATGTACTGGAGCGTGCCGAGAAGCTCATGGTGCGTCTGTCTCTCACCCCGACGGACCGGAGTGTGGTCCAGCCGGCCCGGGATGCTGCTGAGGAGGCGGAGCGCACCCAGAAGGGCAGTGACGGGTTCTACTGCGGCGCCGCCCTGGAGTTGCCCGACGGGACGATGGTCACGGGCAAGAACTCGCCCCTGCTGCACTCGGCCTCGGCGGCGATTCTCAACGGGATCAAGCGCCTTGCCGGTCTGCCGGAGGGGCTCAACCTGCTCCCCGAGAGCATGGTAAGGAGCCTCACCGAGTTCAAGCGAACCTGCCTGGCCTCGAGTTCTGCGAGCCTGAATGTCCAGGAGCTTCTGGTTGCACTGGGCATCAGCGCGGACGCCAACCCTGCTGCCAAGGCCGGCGTTGACCAGATTACCCGTCTGCGCGGCCTGCAGATGCATCTCACGCACCAGCCGGGACCGGGCGACAACCTGGGACTCCGGAAGCTGGGGATCGTGATGACGACAGATGCGGAGCCGACCAGCCAGGAGTACTTCCTTCGATAG
- a CDS encoding membrane dipeptidase: protein MNESVRRAREVALGILQPSERDLAHGLELHANSVVVDAYGFSPSSAVDGEAVKAAVEAGASDSELQDLLEDMRMTRCVTDAREREEFVGAWEAAGVNCIVQNSGEEGQAVDRLLKRLARFTYLTDMMPEVVSKAVRPADILATGKAGKRCLYFTGNGVPLAQSWESAESELRYIRTFFELGIRMMHVTYNRRNMLGDGCAEPANGGLSDLGRMAIAEMNRVGVIVDVAHSGWQTSLEAARASSRPMVASHSGCCAVNVHARFKPDEVIRAIVDTGGYLGICCVPAFLGRSGDINALLDHIDHVVKTFGADHVAIGTDTAYTSSFAGAENAKIPARRRQRSRFENFWPPKDPLFSPEWQKPHMSQSLAWTNWPLFTVGMVQRGYSDEDIQKVLGGNVVRVAEEVLSSGAYAPLPAGKGNAASA from the coding sequence GTGAACGAGTCCGTCCGACGTGCCCGAGAGGTGGCCCTGGGAATCCTGCAACCCAGCGAGCGCGACCTGGCGCACGGTCTGGAGTTGCATGCCAACTCCGTCGTTGTTGATGCCTACGGCTTCTCGCCCAGTTCCGCCGTCGACGGGGAGGCCGTGAAGGCGGCGGTTGAAGCCGGTGCCTCAGACTCCGAGCTGCAGGACTTGCTCGAGGACATGAGGATGACCCGCTGCGTGACCGATGCCCGCGAGCGCGAGGAGTTTGTCGGCGCCTGGGAGGCGGCCGGGGTCAACTGCATCGTCCAGAACTCGGGCGAGGAAGGCCAGGCCGTCGACCGCCTGCTCAAGCGCCTGGCCCGCTTCACCTACCTCACCGACATGATGCCCGAGGTCGTGAGCAAAGCCGTGCGCCCGGCCGATATCCTTGCGACAGGCAAGGCCGGAAAGCGCTGCCTGTACTTCACGGGCAACGGCGTGCCGCTCGCGCAGAGCTGGGAGTCGGCGGAGTCCGAGCTAAGGTACATCCGCACCTTCTTTGAGCTCGGAATCCGGATGATGCACGTTACCTACAACCGGCGCAACATGCTCGGAGACGGCTGCGCCGAACCGGCGAATGGCGGGCTGAGTGATCTGGGGCGGATGGCCATCGCCGAGATGAACCGGGTCGGGGTCATCGTTGACGTGGCCCATTCGGGCTGGCAGACGAGCCTGGAGGCAGCGCGTGCCTCCAGCCGGCCGATGGTGGCGAGTCACTCGGGGTGCTGCGCAGTGAACGTCCACGCGCGCTTCAAGCCCGACGAGGTGATTCGGGCGATCGTCGATACCGGCGGCTACCTCGGCATCTGCTGCGTCCCCGCCTTCCTGGGGCGCAGTGGCGACATCAACGCCCTTCTCGACCACATCGACCACGTGGTGAAGACCTTCGGCGCCGACCACGTGGCCATCGGCACGGACACCGCCTACACCTCCTCCTTCGCCGGTGCTGAGAACGCCAAGATACCGGCCAGGCGTCGTCAGCGCAGCAGGTTCGAGAACTTCTGGCCGCCGAAGGACCCGCTCTTCTCGCCGGAGTGGCAGAAGCCGCACATGTCCCAGAGCCTGGCGTGGACCAACTGGCCCCTCTTCACGGTGGGCATGGTTCAGCGGGGCTACTCGGACGAGGATATCCAGAAGGTACTCGGCGGCAACGTGGTGCGGGTGGCGGAGGAAGTGCTTTCGAGCGGCGCCTATGCTCCGCTTCCGGCGGGCAAGGGAAACGCTGCCTCCGCCTGA
- a CDS encoding glycerophosphodiester phosphodiesterase family protein encodes MDRRTFGRNLVAVVGLAATGDGLLAALSHADTVGVTATKTGTDLALSQAPQAKTPALMAHRGASSLAPENTLAAFRKALETKSQWVELDVHLTADGEVVVMHDGTVDRTTDGTGPIAKMTLAQIKALDAGSWFKPEFVGERVPTLAEVVALLGKRLRINVEIKSSGNAATAQKVVEILRKGGVLEQSMISSFGLQAVLEVRKYSTVPLLALISGKATDLQTTIDKGLPYFNIEYRQVDAALVEKARAAGVRLCVWTVDNPALWPRFVDLGADIVCTNRPHLMPV; translated from the coding sequence GTGGACAGGCGAACCTTCGGGAGGAATCTGGTCGCCGTAGTGGGTCTTGCCGCGACGGGAGACGGTCTGCTGGCAGCTTTGAGTCACGCCGACACGGTCGGCGTGACTGCAACGAAGACCGGCACCGACCTTGCGCTCAGTCAGGCCCCTCAGGCCAAGACGCCGGCACTCATGGCCCACCGTGGCGCCTCCTCCCTTGCACCGGAGAACACGCTGGCTGCCTTCAGGAAGGCCCTGGAGACGAAGTCGCAGTGGGTGGAGCTCGACGTGCACCTCACAGCCGACGGTGAGGTCGTCGTCATGCACGACGGAACGGTCGACCGCACCACCGACGGCACGGGCCCCATAGCCAAGATGACGCTCGCCCAGATCAAGGCCCTCGACGCCGGGAGCTGGTTCAAGCCGGAGTTCGTCGGTGAGCGTGTTCCGACCCTTGCCGAGGTCGTCGCTCTTCTCGGCAAGCGTCTTCGCATCAACGTGGAGATCAAGTCCTCGGGCAATGCCGCGACAGCCCAGAAGGTGGTCGAGATCCTGCGCAAGGGCGGCGTCCTCGAGCAGAGCATGATCTCCTCCTTCGGCCTCCAGGCGGTGCTTGAGGTCCGCAAGTACTCGACGGTCCCGCTGCTGGCCCTGATCTCAGGGAAGGCCACCGACCTGCAGACCACCATCGACAAGGGCTTGCCCTACTTCAACATCGAGTACCGCCAGGTGGATGCGGCACTGGTCGAGAAGGCCCGTGCAGCCGGTGTCCGCCTCTGCGTCTGGACGGTAGACAACCCGGCCCTGTGGCCGCGCTTCGTCGATCTTGGCGCGGACATCGTCTGCACCAACCGGCCCCATCTGATGCCGGTCTAG